The Nerophis ophidion isolate RoL-2023_Sa linkage group LG05, RoL_Noph_v1.0, whole genome shotgun sequence genomic interval catatatatgtatgcataaacagtataaacatatatacatacatatatacatatataaatacacttatacatataaatacatatatatacaaatacacatacacttataaatacatatatacacacgtatacacatttatacatatacatagatacaagTCAAGTCAACTTTATTGTCAATCAGACCATGCAACAGTACATTGCACAGCAGACTAAAATTTTGTTTCTCCCATACTCCAATATGCGAAATTAAAACAAGACTAAAACATGATTTGACACACAAATAAGCACAAACTAAAAAATAGACTAAACATAGGACGGATATTTAACAGATTAACAAATGACAGACATTGAGATTACAGCTACCAACCTATCATACTGTTTTCAAGACGATAGTCAGGATGAGGTATTTACTGAAGTGCAATACAATGTGCAATATGGCAAAGTGCAGAGCAGCAAAAAGGAGATGAATAGTTTTGTAAACTTACTTCACTGTCTTTTTCACAGTTCCACAGGTCTTTGAGTGTGGGGGTTGTGAGGGAATTTGTAATCCAGTTTTCATAAATGAGTTGAGCAGTCTGATGGCTTGTGggaaaaaatacataaacatatacatacatatatacaaatatatacatatacatacacatatacatatatacatacagtatatacatatacatacttataaacatacatatatacatatatatacatacatacacacaaatatatacatacatacatacacatatatatatatacacgcacatacatatgtatatatacatgtacatacatatatacacatgtaaacatacatgtatacacgtatatatacacatttatacatacatatatacatatgtaaatagatatatacatacatctacggcgtggcgcagtggaagagtggccgtgcgcaacccgagggtccctggttcaaatcccacctagtaccaacctcgtcacgtccgttgtgacctgagcaagacacttcacccttgctcctgatgggtgctggttggcgctttgcatggcagctccctccatcagtgtgtgaatgtgtgtgtgaatgggtaaatgtggaagtagtgtcaaagcgctttgagtaccttgaaggtagaaaagcgctatacaagtacaacccatttatcatttatatacatatacataaacatatacatactgtatatgcgtgtatatatatatatatatatatatatatatatatacacacacacatacacacacacacacacacagtggggcaaaaaagtatttagtcagccaccgaatgtgcaagttctcccacttaaaatgatgacagaggtctgtaattttcatcataggtacacttcaactgtgagagacagaatgtgaaaaaaatccaggaattcacattgtaggaattttaaagaatgtatttgtcatttatggtggaaaataagtatttggtcaaccattcaaagctctcactgatggaaggaggtttggcctcaaaatctcacgatacatggccccattcattcattccttaacacggatcaatcgtcctgtccccttagcagaaaaacagccccaaagcatgtttccacccccatgcttcacagtaggtgtggtgttcttgggatgcaactcagtattcttctacctccaaacacgaagagtcgagtttataccaaaatggatgcacggctgatacagcagatgattgggagaatgtcatgtggtcagatgaaaccaaaatagaactttttggtataaactcaactcgttgtgtttggaggtagaagaatactgagttgcatctcaagaacaccacacatactgtgaaacatgggggtggaaacatcatgctttggggctgttattCTGCCAAGGGGGCAGGACgatcgatccgtgttaaggaaagaatgaatggggccatgtatcgtgagattttgagccaaaaccaccttccatcagtgagagctttgaatggctgaccaaatacttattttccaccataatttacaaataaattcttcaaaattcctacaatgtgaattcctggatttttttcacattctgtctttcacagttgaagtgtacctatgatgaaaattacagacatttgtcttttttttttttaagtgggagaacttgcacaatcggtggctgactaaataattttttgccccactctatatatgtatatatatatatatatatattaaatacttgaatttaagtgtttatttatttacacatatacacacacataacactcctatctactcattgttgtatttaaaagtgcaatgctttgcagacagtagcacagcctttgaaggagcataggtataggcagcatctgtgacatttaatttgcaggaaaggagtgagtttagggttgaatatTCCACCCTCGTTCTGTTCTCTCTCACTATCTTTTTcgggacattactacttgctctAGGTTTGAagtaatgcatgatgggattacagatgttgtgtgtcagtgtattaacgtgccggctggaataaacacacgctgggaaatagctccgtgcctgcctgctttatgggttatagataaacctatggataacggagacatatataataatctgcttcttgttgtgtgtgcagttgtgcactctccaaaagccgtagatgttgtaacgtgactgtttatatggagggaaagtggacgtgatgacaggctgtcctcactcaggtatggctggaaatcgggagaaattcgggttatcccgggagattttcgggagaggcactgaaattcggtagtctcaCAGAAaacccgggagggttggcaagtatgaccccaGGTCCTGACTTTCAACATCcagcgcttcatctgtggtcacctaatctgtgCCCCCTCCACACCCCtttagagcagaaaagagacggcagatcaacttgtctaaaaggggggtctatttaaaggctaaagtatacaaatgagttttaagatgggacttaaatgcttctactaatgtTATTAAACTTGTTTATTCCATTTGTTACTTTGAACAAGTGCACTCTGCTAATCTATGTGAATATAAATATTTCAGCTTCATTTTCAAGCCGGTGATAAAAGTACTCGTTCATTTTTAATGACATGCATTTCTGAAGGTCAGAGTGCGTGGCGGACCGTTAAGGAAAGAAATTGTGATGTTTGGAGCAGATTATTGGCGAGCAGCTGAGTCAGCATAAGTGATTTCTACAGCTTTTTCACCTACTGTATTCTTAATTTATTTCAGATATCAACGCAAAAATTCCATCTTTTCATGCCATTCAGAAAAAGAAGAACATTTAGAACGGAAGTCGTCTGCGTGCTAACATAAAGAGAACTGATGTTTTATGTACAGAGCTTTTTGTCAGGACGAGGACTTTGGCGCGGTTTGTTTTCctatggtgcaaagcgactggacaaggcgtgaaggtaaatacatgattttaatcttaactcaaaagctacaaacaaaaagcgctcacagtggaggcacaaaacgTAACGCTGGAAACAAAACTaatccacccatcttcttccacttatccgaggtggggtcgcgggggcagcagcctaaacagggaagcccagattctcctctccccagccacttcgtccagctcttcctgaggaataccgaggcgttcccaggccagccgggagacatagtcttcccaacgtgtcctgggtcttccctgtggcctcctaccggtgggACTtccccgaaacacctccctaataCTTTAACATGAACtataaacataaaacaaacaacacttactgtgacatgagcaaaGCAGCATGAATAATGAACATCAGTACgaactatggcatggacagaGCAAAAACAAGAGTGCATCAAGAGTGATGTCGCCAGCCCTCTACCTGGCAACCATCGCTTAAAtaatatccaaccatccatccatttctaccgcttattccctttggggtttcggggggcgctggtgcctatctcagctacaatcaggcggaaggcgggttacaccctggacaagtcgccataataGTGACGTTATTATTGACATGTGCGTGAGtacaaacaaatcaggtgcgtgagtcgtgaacacatgacaggtaaaactaatgagttgtcatggaaactaaaacaaaccaggatgtgcaaaaacaggaactaatggagtcaaaaacaaacacaacataactaaacagaatccagaccacagaatATGACACTTTTGAATTATGAATATCGTCTTTGTGCCGTGAAACAACCTAAAGTGACAAAAGCAAAGCGTCATTCTGTAAAATTGTGTACGGGGAAAAAGATTGAACCACACAACCTAAGGTTTGGTTTTTCAATAGAAAACATACATATCTTACATTCTTGGATCAGCAAATTAGACTGAAGAAGAAACCAGTGTCACTTCCTGAGTCTAATCTATTCTAAGCGGTCCCTAGAGACAAAGACCTGATTATTATCATTAGACTGTCTCTAATTTAGGTGACTTCAACACAGCAAGATAGATTTCACCTAAGTGTTGTCGTACCTCTGCAATCCTGTATTTTTAAGACTCTAATAGACACCATTGAGTGTTGCTCATACCTTaccttaaataaaaaaacatgttcacaagGTACTACTCAGAGGCAAGCAGAACAAAATGTAGGTACAAGCACTTAAAATGAGAGGAGCCAGAGCAGTTGGCTCAGGATGCTTTGGGGAAGAGACTAAATGACTTGTGAATGCCTTGTGATTCCACGAGAGAAGCTGGACAAAGTAGTCAGGAAGATGGAAGTCTGGCTGTCTTTCATTTCGCTGCTGCTGGCCTCGCAACCCGACCAAGGATAGGCGCAAGAAGATGGACAGATGGACTACTGGACACTGCTTATTACTTTTACTATGATCATTCCGGCGTTAACGCAAGATAGAAAATCACCTTAGGGTGATTGGCCGAATAACACAAACTGGGACTGACTAgcaatattggttgaaaaacatggccaCCATCCAGCAGGATGACAATCCCATGTGGCCCTGGGACTGTCCATAGGTCATTTTGACTAATGCAGTCattctcaaactttttccacaaagtaccaccttagaaaaaacttggctcttcaAGTACAACCATAACaactaacattaaaatacagtagcgtagtaggtttaagtatttattaaaaacaaagtagacgttttatttgacaagtatatttgatattttagccactgtaacattacacagtttgaatataggaaaattaaTTACCATCCTGTAATCAAGTGATTGGATGGagtcgtaccacagtttgagaatcacttctttaatcaggcatgtgatttgaacctAATGAAAAAGACTGACAACAAGTTGAGGGTCTGGGGGGCTGTGGAGGGGGGGACAAGGGAGGGCAACCCCCgtgaagctcctggtttttcagcaattgaacatgcaaaaaattgcaaaaaaaagtttgtttgaaAGAATTTAAAAATTATCAACagtgtttacataagtacatactccattcatccaaatgaatcactgtctgtttcagtcactatgttatcaagtcactacagtaattacagcttgtgttcacatccacaggaaccacatgggttagcctactctatttacaaccttactagtttTCACTTCATAGCCACGGATGGTTCACccagttatttacacattactttggttCATTCTCACATTACTTTGGCATTTTTACTATGATGGCTCTGACATGAGAATTCCtggcaaatttctgagcagcttgcattttccttttttgtttctGCTTTAGTGGATTCTGCATTGGATTTTATAGCCAATTTCTGCCTCGTCGACTACCTTTCCACTTCTAACTGATCCAAATGCaaaacgcatacatttgtccaactgtggccaagtagacacattgtgggtttcctAGACATTGTCTACATCGCTGAAAGAAAAatctaaggaagagaatccctatgccatcttccactattttttttaatatatatatcagCTGCTTGAATATTCGCTCGTCGTCATTTGGCAATTTCGATGACCCGCTCTAACTTGTCTTTGATTGGCCTGTCCTTAATGTTTCACCACAATCTTAAcaaatcgtgactcatcatagtaaaccaaccaaccaatcacggatgttcttatacgtataCAAACCAATCATTGATTTTTCCCGTATATTTTGTTCCCTGCTCGAGGAGTTGTACTAGTCCAGTTCTCGCTCTTCTCCCTCTCTCTTCTTTTGTAGCATGTAGCTTAGTTAACCACTatatgggtaaaaaaaaaatagctaagcTGTGGAAATGGCCAATTGTTTAAAGAGTAGCAAAGCTACAGCCAACCTACTgtgaaatgtagttaagctacgttGCTTtgatttttaagttaataatttttAATGCAGCCATAAACCGGAATGCATGATCAAAAACCATACTCATTACGGGACAAACGTAGTTGTTGGCTggtatggcaaagagacggaACAAGATTTTTGCACACATTGGAGGTcggaaaaaactaagaaaaacggaaaatatttttttatatttttaagagACAGATTTCTGACTCCAGACATAAAAATGACATGGCTGTCTAATGAATATTCAACAATTAACTCACAAATTTAGTTTAGAGTCATTTCAGAATTTTCAAGCTACAAAACTAGCTTGAAACTTGCTTGCCTTGCATTGGAATGCATCCACTCAAAAGAAACGACCAAATTGGTGTGCTTGGACGCAGATATTACTGACATTAATGTTTCCAAGAAATACTGTTAAAGGAGCTCACAGAACAACAGAAGCAAATATCATGAAAACAAAAAGAGGTCTCAAACCAAAATAAATATCTACAGGGTTACTTTACAGAGAATTGGAAAAGCATAAAAAGCATTAACAGAGAAATAACAGAACAGAGTTGAGTACTAAGGTTCTCCAAAATGCTTTCAATAGGCTGAGATTGTAAACAAGCACATAATCCCAGCAAGTGCCAAGTAGGAAGGAATTCAACCATTGTTGGTCAGATAAACAAAACTTAACTTTAAGATAAACAGGAATTAAGGAAGCCAAAGATCCAACATTCATCTTTATTTCGAACAGTCAATAAAACAGGCAATATGAAGAAAATTTCATAAAGATTTAGTTTGAAAAGGCGTTCTGTATAGAGGATGCAAAAGAGACAATAGTAATATAGAATAGTAGCAATTAAGGTCACTGTAAGCGAACATAACTCTTACAGAGTTCGTGGTCCCTGATATCTCCCCAACCCCCATTTTTCACATGCGGGGCCACCCCTCCGGCCCCGTTGGATGGCAGTCTCTTGGTAATCAGGAGGTTCTTGGGGAACAGCTGGTTCCCGCTGCTCTGCAGGATATTTTCTATCTTGGTTTTCTGACCAGTTGGCATGCAGGTAGTCTTCTTGTGGTGCATGCCGCAATCCCCTGCGTGGAAAATCCGTGGTGCCTCACTGACCATGACCTTCCAATAAGAAGGCAAGCAGGACACGGTCAGGTGCTGCAAGGACCAGTCCCAGTTGTAGTCATCATAGGTGCAGAACGTGTCCGTGCACCGGAGGAGCTTCTGGTAGGTCTCCCGACTCAGAGCCATGCCCATGTTGTGCTCCGTGGACTTCCACGCCTTTACTTCCACCTTGTTGGCTTTGCTGGAGTAGCCAATGTGACTGTAGCTGCCCAGCGACAGGATGTCGCAGTCACTACACTGCTCCCTTTTCAGGGAAGACATCAGCCTCAGCACATGGATAAAATCTGGAGACAGGAAGTGGTCCTCCTCAATCAGCAGGACCAGACCTTTATAGTCCTTAAGGACATGGACTCTGTCCCACACAAAGTGCAACTTCCACCACCAGTGGTGCTTGGTCTGGGAGAACTTGGCCTCACGATAGTGTCCGAACGAGTCGGGGTACTCTGCGTTGATGCATCGCAGTTTCAGGGCGTCTTTTTTTGGAATGTCTCTGGGACAGTCATTGGGGTCGTTACCGGGGAACTCCTGCGGGTACAACTGGATGCTGAATGGGAAGAAAATCTGAAGAACCTGACAGAAGTCGACTGAACTGACCACTTTGTTGATCTCAGCGGACCAGTAGTCATGGCTGAATATCAGCAGTATGCCTTCCACACCTCTGGCCTTTCGCAAGCTTTCCACCAGCAGCTTGAGATAATCTGGTCTGTTGTGGACTTGTACCACCACAACCAGGTCGTCCTTCTGCCGCGCTGCCTTAAACTTCTCATTTCTTATGGTCTGGTCAAAGTTAAGCTGGAAGACAATGCTGCGGTAGACCAAGGTAGAGTTGTCCACATTGGGTTTGTTTTCTTTATCTTTTGATCTTTCAGGGAGCGACTCATTTGTTTGGACAACCGGAAGTGGAACGGGTGTTCGGCTAACGGAAGGTGTCGCTGGTAACTGGATCTGATCGTTAGGGCTGCTGCTAAGGCCATTACTTCTCTTTACTGCCTCAGCTTCCTTTGGAAAAGGGTTGTTTTTCTTCTGTCGTCCACTGCTCCAGAAGGCTAGGCCGCAAATGACAACCACCACAGTCACTATCACCACCTTCCTCTTGTAGATTCGGAATCTCATGATAAAAAGGTCGGATCTCTTGAATTTTAGGAATAACTAGAAAATCAAACAGTTGCAGTGATCAAAAAGGTGCTAGGAGGAGGCTAATTGCTGGACACATGGATCCTGCTCCACTGCCGCTGGTGGGTGGGGGAATATTCCATAAGGCATGACAGGTGCTGGAAGGCAGCAAGGTTGCACTGATTGTGAACTGCCTGAATGGAAGACAAACCAAAACATACAGTTCATATGTATTTGAAACAAAATACGGACAAGTCATATTAGGGTTGGGTGATATGGCAAAAAAATTTTCACGACTAAATTTTCATATCATCCGATCtcaattatattttgtatttcttaTTAAACTGCAGGATTAAACTGTTTACAACTGCTGTATCTTGTAACAGACATTTCCACCATGTTTGATCGAAGTAATATAAGCTAACAGCTGATAACTGCCATTTTGTTCATATCTAAGATTGTGTTTACTCAGGAGCCTAGGAACGAGTTCAACATTGGgatacacacgcacacgcacattaGGTGGAATCTCGATTGATGAACACCTTTATTTGCATCCTTTTTGGTTTAAAAACCTTTACATCATGCCAAATATGCATCTGTGAGCGAACCATGTCTCGGCATACGAACGcttcaatcattcattcattcattttgcaaGCCACCTGAAGCCATCGGTGGCTGCCATTTTGATGACACCACTTCCCGTACAGGGCATGGTCATTTAGAAAAACCGGGAACCCCTATGTCACATCCTGTTTATATCCTGTACACACAGGCGCTGCCATTTTGAAGAGCTTTGACAGAGAGcgacacttttatttttttattactatttttttttaccaaattttgctcgacgatatattgacctacaaattattgcagACGCAGAATATTATTGCCATTTTTTGGGGGGTaccaaattaaccactgatgtaatgATAATACATAACAATAATGCATGTACATCCTTTCAAACGCAATAAACTTGTATTCGTCACAGGGCTCAAATTTAGCCGCG includes:
- the mgat2 gene encoding alpha-1,6-mannosyl-glycoprotein 2-beta-N-acetylglucosaminyltransferase; the encoded protein is MRFRIYKRKVVIVTVVVVICGLAFWSSGRQKKNNPFPKEAEAVKRSNGLSSSPNDQIQLPATPSVSRTPVPLPVVQTNESLPERSKDKENKPNVDNSTLVYRSIVFQLNFDQTIRNEKFKAARQKDDLVVVVQVHNRPDYLKLLVESLRKARGVEGILLIFSHDYWSAEINKVVSSVDFCQVLQIFFPFSIQLYPQEFPGNDPNDCPRDIPKKDALKLRCINAEYPDSFGHYREAKFSQTKHHWWWKLHFVWDRVHVLKDYKGLVLLIEEDHFLSPDFIHVLRLMSSLKREQCSDCDILSLGSYSHIGYSSKANKVEVKAWKSTEHNMGMALSRETYQKLLRCTDTFCTYDDYNWDWSLQHLTVSCLPSYWKVMVSEAPRIFHAGDCGMHHKKTTCMPTGQKTKIENILQSSGNQLFPKNLLITKRLPSNGAGGVAPHVKNGGWGDIRDHELCKSYVRLQ